From the genome of Dioscorea cayenensis subsp. rotundata cultivar TDr96_F1 chromosome 24, TDr96_F1_v2_PseudoChromosome.rev07_lg8_w22 25.fasta, whole genome shotgun sequence:
TTAGATTCTCTGGTCATAATAGGAAGTTTATAAGGTCTATAATCCATGAAAGGTATTCCATCTATTACTTTACTTGATCTCTTTATAAATAccaaataaacatttaaaagcAACACCACATAATTATGCACCTCATGGTGAAGTCAATGATCTTACAATATGGTGACCTTGTACAAATGTATCTTGTTGCTGGTGGTCTACTCACTATGAATTTCCAGTGTATCCATATATTCCTTATTTTACCTAGTTGGATATTGAGTCAACACTAAAGGACTTTCACAATTGTGAAAACGAACCAAAAGGTTATATTTTGTAGTTCCATTTGCTTGCAGAATGAAAGTGCATACTGACTCAATGATTTGGTTAAATACTGCTTGTTGCTATAGTTTACAGGATATAACATCAATGCACTTTTCTCATCTGCAGGGGAGAACTTGAAATTTTTGGTGTCGTTCCTTATGTTTGTGAAGGAGTCGAAGCTCGTCTTCCAAGTAAAGTATGCCTTTTTGCATATGAGCAATTGAAACAGATGCCGATTAAAGTAAAATTGAAGCCTGTGCACCGCTTGGATGTCTGGCCAAAACCTTTTCCAAGTGGATCCTCCTATGGTTGGTGACATCGCGTTCTTTCTCTTTCCTTGTGAATTCCAAAGGTTTGCTTGCTATCTCACTTAGTTACTCTTATCTGCGGTTATGTTATAAATCTTTTCTCAGTATACAAGAACACATTGTCTTGAGTACCATACTTTTTTTCACATCTCAATAAAGGATGCACGCTGATCATTCCCATTGTATTTGCAACTAACAAATCAGTGCCCAACGTAGGCTCAAAGAGAAGTACTCTCAACTCATTGAACAAATGAGCAGTGGCGATTTAGCATTGCAAACTCGTAAGGATGCTGTTGAATTGCTGATATTTACATCTAAAGAGCTGCCCAAGGATGCCAACTGTGAGTTTTTCTGTTTGAAATCCCTTTTTAATGTCTAATTTCCGATCTTGTGGTTCAAGTCTCAATAAAACATTTAGATATATTTGTCAAATGTTTAGCAGTCGGAACTCTTTTGCCGGCTTTTAGCTAAGAACATCCTGAGTACCATAGCCAAattgaaacaatcaaaacatacatacatacccTTCATCCACTCTTTCAAGTGCTTCATAAAACTATGCATaaattttggaatatttttatttttcattggaaATTTTTATAGTTTTGCATTAGTTATCTCTTTGTCATTGCACTTTGCTCCATGTTGATCAATGACAATACACCGACTGTACATTGAATGAGATGgttggtattttttattttttatttttatttttgcaaataacCTTCATTTATTTATCGTATACTGAAACTGTAAAAATCTTCAGTCACAGGATTTCCTGTGAAAAACTTCTTGTGGGGAGTATTTCGACACTTAAAACCGAAGAAGCAATGCAACTAACAagcaacagaagaagaagaaggtgagaATATACCAGTATTTGTGCAGCATTACTTGAAAGTGAATATGCTAGATTTCCTTCATGTAAAACCTTTTCAATGCTTCAGAGACAAAGCATTTACTCTTTGTTTTTTCACCATATAACATAAATagcccttatatatatatatatatatatatcttgtctTTACAAAGGAACAGAATTATTAgataaagaagagagaaaaagaattaCTTTTCACTGTTCCCTGTTTACTGCtgattaaatgatttaatatagCAAATGCAGGTTAAATTAAATGTTTGTGTTTTGCTTTATTTGGATTCTAATTAGGCAGGTTTAAAGTGGGTTTTTTTGCAGGAAAATAACAATGACTTACAGGGTATCTATGTAAATATTGATTTTACAGGGGGTACAATGGCGATTTCCCATTTTTTAGGGGATATGCAAGCACTATATTTATGTAGGCCAGCAATGCTAGTAAATAAAAATGCTTTCTATAAAGGGTATATTAGTCATTACAAAGTTTTCATAGGGCCAACAAAGTTcatatattttagaaaattatttacaaactttcctttaaaaaaagattattaaatttaatcaatattgaggTTGTAAAcgaaacgagccgagccgagtatcaccaggctcgagctcggctcgagtatAGTATTCGAAGGCTCGAGCTCGGTTCGAGCTCGTTCGAGCTattttttttgtgctcgagctcggctcgctgAATAGTTCaagtagctcgagctcggctcgtttaagctcgattATCTTGTATACAtaagtatttttgtaattttatataatttatgtaattatgtacttttgtaatttatatataaataatttaatattttatatataaaagctcgCAAGCCTCACGAGCTGAGTGTTTTTAGGCTTGAGCTCGGCTcgtcaacataaacgagcagctcaagctcggctcgtgaaaaatcaaatcaaatcgaATTCTGACAACATTCTACTCCTATTGTAAGGAAGGTAGAAATATTTCTTAAAGTATATGAGTTTTAATATTAACTAAAACTTTATAAATCACATCCACCGATctgaatttcaattttcaatttaaaaaatcatattttagcACATTATATACGCATATATACTATGTATAAATACTCATATATACTATGTATATTAcactaatttcttttatttttgaacttaaaaaaaaacaaaaatttagcatTTTGCcttggaaaaacaaaaacaaaattaatatatatatatattttttgacaaatagacAATAAACACCCCCTATCTAAAAAGTAGTCGAGAGGTAGTACATGACAGTAGGCGAGGCTCACCGAACCGTGCAGCTCACTCATGCGAGCGTGATTCAATTTCAGGGTCTCCCAAAAGCGAAAAGCTTTTACGCAAGGGACCCGGTgccaattaatatatatatgatccaaCACTTTCTGAGACCAAAAAATTTTCAACACCCCCATTGAAAATCAATATGATACAAAAATTAtcaggatatatatatatattgttacaaGCCGgtaaaaatgaaagtaaaagcatCAAAAAACACTATCTAAATGTCAAGAGCTCCACATGGTTTGCTCTGAAAACTTGAAGCTTTGTTGTGTTCTTCATCCTTTGCATTGTTCCGGCCTCTACTCCGACCAATGCCTAGTTTTGGTAGACCTCGATTTAGTCCGTCGAGCAATACACACGCTTTACACAACTTCTGCAAACAATATTCATTAACCACTCAGAATCATCgccaaaaattaaacatttaacaatGGATTGAAACACTTCTAAGACATGTATGATACAATCAGAGAGGTCACTAACATGATTACATTTCATTCATTGCATTGATAATTTCTAAAGACTAACAGTAAAACGAAGTAAAAGAACTCTTGTAGTAATTATGGCAAGCATGGCTTAAAGTAATATAGGATTATTTGGGATTACCTGGCTTGAAATATAACCACATCGTTCACATGTTCCTTGCTCTGgcatttttgttgatgaagatATCCTGAAATTTTCTCCTGATCTGATGATATCTAGAATGGCCCTTGGTCTGCAGCAATATATTCAGAATCTCAGATTAACATGCCTTTCGAGAGTCTTTAACTGCAAAAGCTTTGcatttgtgaaaaataaataaatactggTATAGATGAAAATGTTTACCTGATCCTCTCCAAATCTTTAATAAATTCCCGAGCAAAAGCCTCGGTATGCATTTGGAGAATAAATACCTGCGATCGCACTAAATATTCAATCactggggaaaaaaattaacaattctCTTGACATAGAAACAAGAAGAGAATACTACAATGTAGTGCTTTCATTAGTTCATAGTGTGAAGAAGCTATTTCTCAagatagataaataattattaaggaCATTAATCAAACTGAAACTATCTACTACCAAAACATCAATGGTACTTTGACGTTGGACGTTTGAACACATGAATGCTCCATCCACATGGGAATCCCATTTTAAATATATACGGCAAAttctttttttcccaatttatCCAAAATAACTAAACGAGGTCATAACAAATTtcaattgttaaaaaaaaacagctaACCGTATAGCATGTATAGCATATTACTTTAGTAAAAAAAGAGTAAAGCTTACATTCTGTCGAGAAGTAGTCCAGCTTCTTAAAATATGCATACGTATAAATCCGTCAAGGTTTTGCAAATTCaatgattataaataaaaggaaatttgcgcatatatatatacccctaaAAGTGCATAATTGCATATATActcccataatttttttttgtgtatatacCCCTACAAAACATGAACATTGCATATAATCCCCATCAAAAAAACCTCACCATTTCACTCTAACCTCAATGGCCAAATGTCACATACTAATAGAGAAGTGATGCTAAAAAgggtattttcaaaaaaaataaaaaaattaacagttGGCTTTTGAACACATAGGTGTATATACACAAATATTGGTGTTTACTAGGGTTAAATATTGCAAATATAATTCTTATTTGTTAGGGGTGCATATGCAACTTTCTAAGAAATAAGTAGCATTAATGTCAAGGATATATAACAATCTCCTTCTCATATGTGTATTTGAATGGCTTGCACCTCGGAATAGGTCCATCTTCACCAGTGGTTATAAAAGTACATCTACTCAATCTACAaaataagatgaaaaatatttaataaacaaaataagagAAATGCAAATAGGAGGAGGATAACAAGACATTTGGATCCCATACCTTGCTATATCACCCCTTAATATGTTCAAGAGAATGGTTTCTGCCATATCATCAGCATTATGTCCAGTAACAAGTTTCTCTGCTTTCATAACTGCAGCACCTCGATCTAATGCCTAAGATAatcaagtgaaaaataaaaataatgtatacaTAACTCAATGCAAACCATTGGCCTAAAAAGAAGCTGTTTTGTAGGACAAAGCTTCATCATGGTTGATCATACATAAACGAAGAGATGACATACCTGCCGGCGGAAAACCCCACAGAAGGTACAGTTATTTTTTAAGCCAATTGCTTTCACAATTTCATCCATTGTCCAGCCATACATGGTCTTGTATGAAACTATTTTTAGTGGCAATCCATACTACAAAAGATGAGTTAAATTAGAATGGCACTATgtaaaattcatcaaagcatgaCTGTATGAGGTGAACACAAAAGCAACATTCGAGTCACAGTTCAGGGAAATGATTGATaaacaatgtaaaaaaaaaaaaattacagaacaTAACCAAGCAAGGGATTGGACCAGAGCATTTGTCATCATTTAAAaccaatcttttttttattttgattcacAAGTGAAAAGTGCATAAAGACAGACATCTATCTACATGGTCATCTTCcatcaaaaatcatttgaaAGTTTGTCAAAACTAGATATCAACCTACATCATGGCCATGAACCAACCCACCTggatttcatttcttttgacAGTTTCAAGTGAATCATCTCTATAACCAGTAATGCCTTCATCGACAGACAAAAGGAAGAGATCAAGCCCATAATTGTGCCTCCTATTGAGTTCTGATAATACATAAGCTAGGACAGTTGAATCTGCAACAGAAAACCAACAAGAGCAAACAAGTCATCCTCAGAAAGTTTCTAATGTTAACCAGCATAAGCTCCATTATCATCAACCATACTGCCAATCCCATTTcattaaagaaaatgaaaaagagcaATGAATTTAAATTGTTCATCAAATAAAAGCATTTCATCAATGAACATCATAATCATTTACCTTTCCCTCCAGAAGCCCCGATAGCAACCCGTTCTCCAGGCTTAAACAAATGGTTATCGACAATAGTTCTATGTATCTCATCCTCAAATACAGTATAAAAGCACTCCCTGCAAATCTACACCAATCGAGTACTACCAAGATCAGTGATTAGCTAGATTTGGACtaaacatttttaaatcatttcatACCTACAGAAAAAGTAATACTTGAGTCAGTGATTTGCTAGCTTTAAATTATGaacttttcaatatttttttacaaatttgtgCAAACATAACTCAAATTATACACTAAAAGAACAAGCAAATTGCAAAGCTATACAGACAAATACCACTGAAATCAGCAATTTGCTAACTTTGGACTACGAACTTtcgattatttttattacaatttagTTAAAGCACAAAGCAAATCACACTATAAAGGGACAAATTTGAACgaataaaacatagaaaaaatcATAATAGAAATCACCTGCTCTAGGGTTTTGGGCCGTTTGAGGGCGGCCTTCCTCTCGTTACAGATGGAGCAGACACGACCTGCGCCTCTCCTAGACTTCTTCTCATCACTGTCCTCCATGAGCTCCGGCCACCACCGCCACCCCCCTTCCGGCGAGGTCTAGGGTtttcccttctctctctctctctctttctatagcgaaatattataatgttttggaattttatatatactatccattaattatgacatatatAAAGGATCCCGTTTGTAAAAGTtactgaaaaataatttaatttttgtgatatatatatatatatatataaagtaaaaaaaattgcctTGCACATCTCAAAACTATTTCCCGGACAAAAggtatttaataataaatattataatattattataatatttataaatatattaaattatttttaaaagtatttttttataattttttaaaatttatcattttttaaaaaaattaaaaatagtctttttatcaaatttgtttatttatcaaattcttatattatttatccAAATGTTAAATTTCTAATGATATATATCCaatcttattttgtttttaatattacaattttcgtgtgtatatatatatatatataaacagttgaagtttttattaatcaatcaagacaAAAGTAGATACTGAAAGTTCGAGTTGCTAGATTTAGAAGattctatgtttttaaaataaatcagaaatcaatagtattgagatggagatgaagaggttcttctttattttttaatataaaattattatatatttgaacatTAATGTGTGTataatatcttttgttttcataaataaattaattttttatcgaATCTGTAATATAGGAGGAttcatcatcaataaaaaaaaaaagttcattgATTCAATGGttcaaaacattatttttatttttataaagaaaaagaaatattttatgcGGAAATTTATAGTTAGATATAATAATAtgtcaaataaattaataaaccaCATATTCATGCTAAATTTTATGTCAAACACTAACGTTATAGATgttgtaaatgaaaatttttccaaaacaatGTTTTTATGTTTAGATTGTTTGTTGCCATTTTGGTTTTAGTTGAACTTGagcaaaataaattatttggtaagtatttaattatttatgtaattatttatgtatgttaaaataattaaataatttttcatgtacgagttatctaataatatttaacttttttaacaCTAGTTATGATCTAAACACGAAACATTGTCttggaaaattttcatttacaatatctataatattagtctttaacataaaaatttagCTTGAACTTGTGGCTTATCGACTTatatagtatattattatatccaACTATAAAATTACGCATAAAATATACTTTTTCTTTCGTAAATCAATGATTTTGAACCATTGAATCAATGAACTTTTTATTGGTGCATGAATCCTTCTATACTAcagatatgataaaaaaattaaataatttatgaaaacaaaaggtattatataaacaattaatgtTGAAACataagataattatatatatatcaaaaacaagggaaaaaactctccataaatACCATCACAATACTATTGATTTCTAATTTATCATGAAATTATGAATCTTCCAAAGTCTAACCACTCAAATTTTCAATATTCATTATGTTTTGCTAACGATGATTTGATCGATAAAATCAACTCTTTTTATCATACTGTGAAAggtttagttttttaaaaaatattaaaagaatataaaagcacaaggataaatttgaaaaaaattaatattttataatttttttaaaataaatatgtataaaataaaaaagtttttagaATAAGACCAAGATGAAGtaatttcaagattttttttttatttgaaaaaaaggatatataaactaataaaagatataatgattattatttaataatatagacCGGGAAAAGAGCGCGGTGAAACATTGGCTTCTCGCGCCGGccggagaagaagagaagagtttAGATCTGAGATCATCTCTCGCGAATCCAGGCTTCGCTTGTGCTCTGGTAATCTCTTTGCCCATCTTGATCTTGTTTGTCCGCTGTGTTTTCTATTTCGATCTGCTCTGCTTTTGGCGGAAGGTCTACGCTTGGATTGATTTTGAGATCAAACTATTTGAGTCTCAGATTGaatgttattttttgtttgtgtttttatgtgcaaaatttcttttttggaGTTCTGGGCTTGCAATTAATGGTGGaagaatcaaaacccttttgAATTGTGTGAAAAAGGTGGGGTTTTGGGCAGTGCACgaactttaaattttatggtTCTTTGTTTGCATTGAGCATGATAAGTTAGAAttaaatctttcattttgttgttattgttgtgaaGGAATCGTCTTGTGTTGCTGCCTTGGAAATATCATGTTTCATTGTGA
Proteins encoded in this window:
- the LOC120252780 gene encoding LOW QUALITY PROTEIN: cytoplasmic tRNA 2-thiolation protein 1-like (The sequence of the model RefSeq protein was modified relative to this genomic sequence to represent the inferred CDS: deleted 1 base in 1 codon) — its product is MEDSDEKKSRRGAGRVCSICNERKAALKRPKTLEQICRECFYTVFEDEIHRTIVDNHLFKPGERVAIGASGGKDSTVLAYVLSELNRRHNYGLDLFLLSVDEGITGYRDDSLETVKRNEIQYGLPLKIVSYKTMYGWTMDEIVKAIGLKNNCTFCGVFRRQALDRGAAVMKAEKLVTGHNADDMAETILLNILRGDIARLSRCTFITTGEDGPIPRCKPFKYTYEKEIVMYAYFKKLDYFSTECIYSPNAYRGFAREFIKDLERIRPRAILDIIRSGENFRISSSTKMPEQGTCERCGYISSQKLCKACVLLDGLNRGLPKLGIGRSRGRNNAKDEEHNKASSFQSKPCGALDI